From the Lolium rigidum isolate FL_2022 chromosome 2, APGP_CSIRO_Lrig_0.1, whole genome shotgun sequence genome, one window contains:
- the LOC124693641 gene encoding serine/arginine-rich splicing factor RSZ21-like — translation MARLYVGNLDARVTAGELEDEFRVFGVLRSVWVARKPPGFAFIDFDDKRDAEDALRDIDGKNGWRVELSRNASGRGGGRDGGGRDGGGGRDRHGGSDMKCYECGESGHFARECRLRIGAGGLGSGKRRSRSRSRSRSPRYRRSPSYGRRSYSPRDRSPRRRSVSPAPARGRSYSKSPPHNRGRDDSPDAKGDGGARYRRSRS, via the exons ATGGCCCGTCTGTATGTTGGCAACTTGGATGCCCGAGTGACTGCTGGGGAACTTGAAGATGAGTTTCGTGTATTTGGAGTTTTGCGAAG TGTGTGGGTTGCACGCAAACCACCTGGTTTTGCGTTCATCGAttttgatgacaagagggatgctGAGGATGCACTTCGTGATATAGATG GAAAGAATGGATGGAGGGTTGAGCTGTCTCGCAATGCCAGTGGCCGTGGCGGTGGCCGTGATGGTGGCGgtcgagatggtggtggtggtcgtgaTAGGCATGGTGGGTCCGACATGAAATGTTATGAATGCGGTGAATCTGGTCACTTTGCTCGTGAATGTCGTCTGCGTATTGGTGCTGGAGGTCTGGGCAGTGGAAAGCGTCGCAGCAGGAGCCGCAGCCGCAGCAGGAGCCCTAGGTACCGCAGGAGTCCGAGCTATGGTAGAAG AAGTTACAGCCCCCGTGACCGATCTCCAAGGCGTCGCAGTGTTTCTCCAGCGCCAGCCCGTGGGCGCAGCTACAGCAAGTCACCACCACACAACCGTGGCCGTGATGATTCTCCTGATGCTAAAGG TGATGGAGGTGCCAGGTACCGACGCAGCAGGAGTTAG